The proteins below come from a single Agrobacterium vitis genomic window:
- the fabF gene encoding beta-ketoacyl-ACP synthase II: MRRVVITGTGMVSPLGCGTDVTWTRLLAGQNAARKVTEFEVEDLPAKIACRLPFGDGTDGTFNADDWMEPKEQRKVDPFIVYAMAAAEMALADADWKPQTDEDQIATGVLIGSGIGGIEGIVEAGYTLRDKGPRRISPFFIPGRLINLASGHVSIRHKLRGPNHSVVTACSTGAHAIGDASRFIAFGDADVMVAGGAESPISRISLAGFAACKALSTQHNDDPQKASRPYDRDRDGFVMGEGAGIVVLEELEHAKARGAKIYAEVVGYGLSGDAFHITAPAEDGDGAFRCMTMALKRAGMTAADIDYINAHGTSTMADTIELGAVERLVGASASKISMSSTKSAIGHLLGAAGAVEAIFSALAIRDGIVPPTLNLDTPDVDSAIDLVPHQARKRDVRVALSNSFGFGGTNASLVLRRFEG, encoded by the coding sequence ATGAGACGTGTCGTTATCACCGGTACCGGCATGGTATCTCCTCTTGGCTGCGGTACGGACGTCACCTGGACGCGGCTTCTTGCCGGCCAGAACGCTGCCCGCAAGGTAACCGAATTCGAGGTCGAGGATCTTCCGGCCAAGATCGCTTGCCGCCTTCCTTTTGGCGACGGTACAGACGGCACATTCAATGCCGATGACTGGATGGAGCCGAAGGAACAGCGCAAGGTCGATCCGTTTATCGTCTATGCGATGGCCGCTGCTGAAATGGCATTGGCCGATGCCGACTGGAAACCCCAGACCGATGAGGATCAGATCGCCACCGGCGTGCTGATCGGCTCGGGCATCGGCGGCATCGAAGGCATTGTCGAAGCCGGCTATACGCTGCGCGACAAGGGTCCGCGCCGCATTTCTCCCTTCTTCATTCCTGGCCGTCTGATCAATCTGGCCTCCGGTCATGTTTCGATCCGCCACAAGCTGCGCGGTCCAAACCACTCCGTGGTCACCGCCTGTTCGACGGGCGCCCATGCCATCGGTGACGCCAGCCGCTTCATCGCTTTCGGCGATGCCGATGTGATGGTGGCTGGTGGGGCCGAATCGCCGATCAGCCGGATTTCGCTGGCCGGTTTTGCCGCCTGCAAGGCCCTGTCTACCCAGCATAACGACGATCCGCAAAAGGCCTCGCGCCCCTATGACAGAGACCGCGACGGTTTCGTGATGGGCGAGGGTGCCGGGATCGTGGTGCTTGAGGAGTTGGAACATGCCAAGGCGCGTGGTGCCAAGATCTATGCGGAAGTGGTAGGCTACGGCCTGTCCGGCGATGCATTCCATATCACCGCGCCTGCGGAAGATGGCGACGGTGCATTCCGCTGCATGACCATGGCACTGAAGCGCGCTGGGATGACCGCTGCCGATATCGACTATATCAACGCCCATGGCACATCGACCATGGCAGATACGATCGAGCTTGGCGCTGTCGAGCGGCTGGTCGGTGCTTCGGCCTCGAAGATTTCGATGTCCTCGACCAAATCGGCCATCGGCCATCTTCTGGGAGCAGCCGGTGCGGTCGAAGCCATCTTCTCGGCGCTTGCCATTCGGGACGGCATCGTTCCACCGACGTTGAATCTCGATACGCCGGATGTGGACAGCGCCATCGACCTGGTGCCACATCAGGCCCGCAAGCGTGATGTGCGTGTGGCCCTGTCGAATTCCTTCGGGTTCGGCGGCACCAATGCATCGCTGGTGCTGCGCCGCTTCGAAGGCTAG
- a CDS encoding acyl carrier protein: MSDIAERVKKIVIDHLGVEADKVVEGASFIDDLGADSLDTVELVMAFEEEFGVEIPDDAADSILTVGDAVKFIEKAQA; this comes from the coding sequence ATGAGCGATATCGCAGAACGCGTAAAGAAAATTGTTATTGACCATCTGGGCGTTGAAGCCGACAAGGTCGTTGAAGGCGCAAGCTTCATCGACGATCTCGGTGCAGACTCGCTCGACACGGTCGAACTGGTCATGGCGTTCGAAGAAGAATTCGGCGTCGAGATCCCCGACGATGCAGCTGACTCCATCCTCACGGTTGGCGATGCTGTCAAGTTCATCGAAAAGGCTCAGGCTTGA
- the fabG gene encoding 3-oxoacyl-[acyl-carrier-protein] reductase, producing MFDLTGRKALVTGATGGIGEEIARMLHAQGAIVGLHGTRVEKLEALAADLGERVKIFPANLADRDEVKALGEKAEAELEGVDILVNNAGITKDGLFVRMSDADWDSVLEVNLTSTFRLTRELTHPMMRRRYGRIINITSIVGVTGNPGQANYCASKAGMIGFSKSLAQEIAARNVTVNCIAPGFIESAMTGKLNDKQKDTIMGAIPMKRMGTGAEIASAVLYLASSEASYVTGQTLHVNGGMAMI from the coding sequence ATGTTCGATTTGACCGGCCGCAAGGCCCTGGTAACCGGCGCAACCGGCGGCATTGGCGAGGAAATCGCCCGCATGCTGCATGCGCAAGGCGCAATCGTCGGTCTGCATGGCACCCGCGTCGAAAAGCTGGAGGCGCTGGCCGCCGATCTCGGCGAGCGTGTGAAGATTTTTCCCGCCAATCTCGCCGACCGCGATGAAGTGAAGGCACTGGGCGAAAAGGCCGAAGCAGAACTGGAAGGCGTCGACATTCTCGTCAACAATGCCGGTATCACCAAGGACGGCCTGTTCGTGCGCATGTCGGATGCCGATTGGGACAGCGTGCTGGAGGTCAATCTGACCTCGACATTCCGCCTGACGCGGGAACTGACCCATCCGATGATGCGCCGCCGCTATGGCCGGATCATCAACATCACGTCGATTGTCGGCGTGACCGGCAATCCCGGCCAGGCCAATTACTGTGCCTCCAAGGCTGGCATGATCGGCTTTTCCAAGTCGCTGGCCCAGGAAATTGCCGCGCGCAACGTCACGGTCAACTGCATTGCACCGGGCTTTATCGAAAGCGCCATGACTGGCAAGCTGAACGATAAGCAGAAAGACACCATTATGGGGGCAATCCCCATGAAACGCATGGGAACGGGAGCCGAGATTGCGTCTGCCGTTCTCTACCTGGCCTCTTCGGAAGCGAGCTATGTCACCGGCCAGACACTGCATGTGAATGGCGGCATGGCAATGATCTGA
- the fabD gene encoding ACP S-malonyltransferase: MGVAFTFPGQGSQVVGMGKDLAEAFPEARTVFDEVDDALGQKLSDVMWNGSAEDLTLTANAQPALMAVSIAVLRVMEARGFSLARKVSYVAGHSLGEYSALCAAGTFSLADTARLLRIRGNAMQAAVPVGAGAMAAIIGLEHGDVEKVCKAASSDGPVQIANDNGGGQLVISGAKAAVEKASVLATEKGAKRAIMLPVSAPFHSTLMGPAADAMAQALATVEMKAPIVPLIANVVAVPVSDPNEIRRLLVEQVTGQVRWRETVEWFSHNAVSVLYEIGAGKVLSGLVRRIDKNITGTAVGSPADIEAALTALMS; this comes from the coding sequence ATGGGTGTCGCATTTACATTTCCGGGCCAGGGCAGCCAGGTCGTCGGAATGGGCAAGGATCTGGCTGAGGCTTTTCCGGAAGCCCGCACGGTTTTTGACGAAGTTGACGATGCACTCGGCCAGAAACTGTCGGACGTGATGTGGAACGGGTCCGCTGAGGATCTGACCCTGACGGCCAATGCCCAGCCGGCGCTGATGGCTGTGTCCATCGCGGTGCTGCGGGTCATGGAAGCGCGTGGTTTTTCGTTGGCGCGCAAAGTGTCCTATGTCGCGGGCCACTCGCTTGGTGAATATTCGGCGCTCTGTGCCGCCGGCACCTTCAGCCTTGCCGATACCGCTCGCCTGTTGCGCATTCGTGGCAATGCCATGCAGGCCGCAGTTCCGGTTGGGGCTGGCGCCATGGCGGCAATTATCGGTCTGGAGCATGGCGATGTCGAAAAGGTCTGCAAGGCGGCCAGCAGCGACGGCCCGGTGCAGATCGCCAATGACAATGGCGGCGGCCAGCTGGTGATTTCCGGCGCGAAGGCTGCCGTGGAAAAGGCATCAGTGCTTGCGACGGAAAAAGGCGCCAAGCGTGCCATCATGTTGCCGGTCTCGGCGCCGTTCCACTCGACATTGATGGGACCGGCAGCCGATGCGATGGCGCAGGCCCTGGCGACTGTCGAGATGAAAGCACCTATTGTGCCGTTGATCGCCAATGTCGTCGCCGTTCCGGTGAGCGACCCGAACGAGATCCGCCGCCTGTTGGTGGAGCAGGTGACGGGGCAGGTGCGCTGGCGTGAAACGGTGGAGTGGTTCAGCCACAATGCCGTCTCGGTTCTCTATGAGATTGGCGCTGGCAAGGTGCTGAGCGGCCTGGTGCGGCGCATCGACAAGAATATCACCGGCACGGCGGTCGGTTCGCCAGCTGATATCGAAGCGGCCCTGACCGCGTTGATGTCTTAA
- a CDS encoding aldo/keto reductase: MKYNRLGRTDISVSSICLGTMTWGSQNTKEDAFAQMDYALDKGVNFFDTAELYPTTPLSAETYTDTEKLIGLWFEKTGKRKDVVLATKVAGAGRPYIRGGAPITADTIREAVDASLMRLKTDYIDLYQIHWPNRGHYHFRGVWGYDPSNQNRAQVLAEITEKLEALQDCVTAGKILAIGLSNETTWGTQKFLSIAEEKGLPRVASVQNEYNLLYRPHDLDMAELSHHEQVGLLSYSPLAGGILSGKYLDGAKPAGSRGSINGDIGGRLTPHQEPATRAYLDLAKQHGLDPSQMALAFCLTRPFMASVIIGATSMEQLKTNIGAADVTLSDEVMKGIAAIYRQYPMPI; this comes from the coding sequence ATGAAATATAACAGGCTTGGCCGCACGGATATTTCCGTCTCCTCAATCTGCCTCGGCACCATGACCTGGGGAAGCCAGAATACCAAGGAAGACGCCTTCGCACAAATGGACTATGCCCTTGATAAGGGTGTCAATTTCTTCGATACCGCAGAGCTTTATCCCACCACGCCGCTCTCTGCCGAAACCTATACGGATACCGAAAAACTGATCGGCCTGTGGTTTGAAAAAACCGGAAAGCGTAAGGATGTGGTGCTGGCAACCAAGGTTGCAGGCGCGGGTCGACCCTATATCCGCGGTGGTGCACCGATCACTGCCGACACGATCCGCGAGGCGGTCGATGCCAGCCTGATGCGGCTGAAAACCGATTATATCGACCTCTATCAAATTCATTGGCCCAATCGCGGTCATTATCATTTCCGTGGTGTCTGGGGCTATGATCCATCCAACCAGAACCGCGCCCAGGTGCTGGCCGAAATCACCGAAAAGCTTGAGGCGCTCCAGGATTGCGTCACCGCTGGCAAGATCCTCGCCATCGGCCTGTCGAACGAAACCACCTGGGGCACTCAGAAATTTCTATCGATTGCCGAAGAAAAAGGCCTGCCTCGCGTCGCCAGCGTGCAGAACGAATATAACCTGCTTTACCGTCCGCATGATCTCGACATGGCGGAACTGTCCCACCACGAACAGGTCGGGCTGCTGTCCTACTCGCCGCTGGCTGGCGGCATCCTGAGCGGCAAATATCTTGATGGCGCAAAGCCCGCCGGATCGCGCGGCTCGATCAATGGTGACATCGGCGGTCGCCTCACACCGCATCAGGAACCCGCTACCCGCGCCTATCTGGATCTGGCGAAACAGCATGGCCTCGACCCGTCGCAAATGGCGCTGGCCTTCTGCCTGACCCGCCCGTTCATGGCCTCGGTCATTATTGGCGCGACCAGCATGGAGCAACTGAAAACCAATATCGGTGCTGCGGACGTCACCCTGTCCGACGAAGTGATGAAGGGCATTGCTGCGATTTATCGGCAATATCCCATGCCGATCTGA
- a CDS encoding RTX toxin, which produces MSSINSFYRDPNAVAYASQLFSGNSAAKPTTTTNTGHSQSDRGTVSDSAGQRALARIIEILSLGDGGSADQADVSESLGYVTSVTGTEGNDSLTFTGRGVYQVETGNGDDSLVAKSAAIAGIALGEGKDSLKASATLLSEIDGGAGDDDIQLTGSLIMAVTGGDGNDTIKASGDTLANIDGGAGDDTMYLEGSRIFASGGTGNDTVTIHQKPGSNSVAEYAFAAGDGQDSVTTDGPLSLRLGGFQQSDITVTAGTNSLILTFAGSSDKMTVTFDGAAAKGSTPSFAFANQDGHLTLQIKSA; this is translated from the coding sequence ATGAGCAGCATCAACAGTTTCTATCGCGACCCAAATGCCGTCGCCTATGCAAGCCAGCTGTTTTCCGGCAACAGCGCGGCCAAACCCACAACAACGACAAACACTGGCCATAGCCAATCTGATCGTGGCACAGTCTCCGACAGCGCCGGGCAACGGGCACTGGCCCGCATCATCGAAATTCTCAGCCTTGGCGATGGCGGCAGCGCCGACCAGGCGGATGTCAGTGAAAGCCTTGGCTATGTTACCAGCGTTACCGGCACGGAGGGCAATGACAGCCTGACCTTTACCGGCCGCGGCGTCTATCAGGTCGAGACCGGCAATGGCGACGACAGCCTGGTGGCCAAAAGCGCCGCCATAGCAGGAATTGCACTTGGCGAGGGCAAGGACAGCCTGAAGGCCAGCGCCACCCTGCTCTCGGAGATCGACGGCGGAGCCGGTGATGACGATATCCAGTTAACCGGATCGCTGATCATGGCGGTAACGGGCGGCGACGGGAACGACACGATCAAAGCCTCCGGCGACACGCTTGCCAATATTGATGGCGGTGCTGGCGACGATACGATGTATCTCGAAGGCAGCCGCATTTTCGCCTCCGGCGGAACAGGCAATGATACGGTGACCATCCACCAAAAACCCGGCAGCAATAGCGTGGCCGAATATGCCTTTGCCGCTGGCGATGGTCAGGACAGCGTGACCACGGATGGGCCACTCTCTCTTCGATTGGGCGGATTTCAGCAGAGCGATATCACTGTCACCGCTGGCACCAATAGCCTGATCCTGACCTTTGCAGGGTCGTCCGACAAGATGACCGTGACCTTTGACGGCGCGGCGGCCAAAGGCTCCACGCCGAGCTTTGCATTTGCCAATCAGGATGGCCACCTGACTCTCCAGATCAAATCGGCCTGA
- a CDS encoding M4 family metallopeptidase translates to MCRYCQIIPEKVLIALSHDQDFPAAVRERLQETMHHDHQLRQFRDSARQLTIAKRPFRAFSVTVAQAPDIPVYTCNNGMTLPGVQIVNPGSSKDAQVKTTFDTTSGVEEFFSSVFKRNSIDGNGMTILSSVHYGRDYNNAFWNGSQMAYGDGDGEIFTPFCESADVVGHELTHGITQYTLGLDYENQPGGLNESLSDVFGSMFKQWTKGQSADEADWLIGNDILGPTARQKYTCLRDMANPDASHCMADQISHFSDYRDGMDPHESSGIANRAFYLAATRIGGKSWDKAGQIWYDALIKNGSNPDMTMAEFADATRAGAARLYPGDGPLAEVLDTAWSEVGLQSASV, encoded by the coding sequence ATGTGCCGCTATTGCCAAATCATTCCCGAAAAAGTGCTGATCGCCCTATCCCATGACCAGGATTTTCCTGCTGCCGTCCGCGAGCGGTTGCAGGAAACAATGCATCACGACCATCAACTGCGCCAGTTTCGAGACAGCGCCCGGCAACTGACCATCGCCAAGCGGCCTTTTCGGGCGTTTTCCGTGACCGTGGCCCAGGCACCGGACATCCCTGTTTATACCTGCAATAACGGCATGACCCTTCCCGGCGTACAGATCGTCAATCCCGGTTCATCAAAGGATGCCCAGGTGAAGACCACATTCGACACCACGAGCGGGGTCGAGGAATTCTTCAGCAGCGTCTTCAAGCGCAATTCCATCGACGGCAATGGCATGACCATCCTGTCGTCGGTCCATTACGGCAGGGATTACAACAACGCCTTCTGGAACGGCTCGCAAATGGCCTACGGCGATGGCGACGGGGAAATTTTCACCCCGTTTTGTGAGAGCGCCGATGTGGTCGGCCATGAACTGACCCATGGCATCACCCAATATACCCTGGGCCTCGACTATGAAAACCAGCCGGGCGGGCTGAATGAGAGCTTGTCGGATGTGTTCGGCAGCATGTTCAAGCAATGGACGAAAGGCCAGAGTGCCGATGAGGCCGATTGGCTGATCGGCAATGACATTCTCGGCCCGACAGCCCGGCAGAAATATACTTGCCTGCGCGACATGGCCAATCCTGACGCATCCCATTGCATGGCCGACCAGATCAGCCATTTCAGCGATTATCGCGATGGCATGGACCCACACGAGAGCAGCGGCATCGCCAACCGCGCCTTTTATCTGGCCGCCACCCGCATCGGCGGCAAAAGCTGGGACAAGGCCGGACAGATATGGTATGATGCACTCATAAAGAATGGCAGCAACCCGGACATGACCATGGCGGAATTTGCCGATGCGACCCGGGCCGGAGCTGCCAGGCTTTATCCAGGAGATGGACCGCTCGCAGAGGTGCTCGATACCGCGTGGAGCGAAGTGGGTTTGCAAAGTGCTTCGGTCTGA
- a CDS encoding protealysin inhibitor emfourin, whose translation MDELILEKMGGFAGFGGARSALRSDGVCAVEKLSAAEKQLIEEFFRHSVPQTAAVADGFRYRIVWPSRFGDQSVDVPESLVPDEIKAAVKDRLR comes from the coding sequence ATGGATGAACTCATTCTTGAAAAAATGGGCGGCTTTGCTGGCTTCGGCGGAGCAAGATCGGCATTGCGCAGCGATGGGGTCTGCGCCGTCGAAAAACTGAGCGCGGCCGAAAAACAGCTGATCGAAGAGTTTTTCCGGCATTCGGTGCCTCAAACAGCAGCCGTAGCGGATGGTTTTCGCTATCGAATCGTCTGGCCGTCGCGTTTCGGCGACCAGTCCGTGGACGTGCCTGAAAGCCTGGTGCCGGATGAAATCAAGGCCGCCGTCAAGGATCGGCTTAGGTAA
- the rpsF gene encoding 30S ribosomal protein S6 has translation MALYEHVFLARQDMSAQQVDALVEQYKGVIEANGGKVGRVENWGLKSLTYRINKNRKAHYALMDIDAPAAAVHEVERQMRINEDVLRYMTIAVEAHEEGPSAMMQKRDRDDRPRRDGDRPDRGDRGDRGDRGPREGGRESFGDRPRRPREDRA, from the coding sequence ATGGCTCTTTATGAACATGTATTCCTTGCCCGGCAGGATATGTCCGCACAGCAGGTTGATGCCCTCGTAGAACAGTACAAGGGTGTTATCGAAGCAAATGGCGGCAAAGTCGGGCGCGTAGAAAACTGGGGCCTGAAGTCCCTGACCTACCGCATCAACAAGAACCGCAAGGCTCACTACGCTCTGATGGACATCGATGCACCGGCTGCTGCCGTGCACGAAGTCGAGCGTCAGATGCGCATCAACGAAGACGTTCTTCGTTACATGACCATCGCCGTTGAAGCCCACGAAGAAGGCCCGTCTGCCATGATGCAGAAGCGCGACCGCGACGACCGTCCGCGCCGCGATGGCGACCGTCCGGATCGTGGCGACCGCGGTGATCGTGGTGATCGTGGTCCCCGTGAAGGTGGCCGTGAAAGCTTTGGTGATCGTCCGCGCCGTCCGCGCGAAGATCGCGCATAA
- the rpsR gene encoding 30S ribosomal protein S18, translating into MAEVSSSTVRRPFHRRRKTCPFSGANAPKIDYKDVRLLQRYISERGKIVPSRITAVSQKKQRELAKAIKRARFLGLLPYVVA; encoded by the coding sequence ATGGCTGAAGTTTCCTCTTCCACGGTTCGTCGTCCGTTCCATCGCCGTCGCAAGACCTGCCCTTTCTCCGGCGCTAACGCTCCGAAGATCGACTACAAGGACGTGCGTCTGCTGCAGCGCTACATTTCCGAGCGCGGCAAGATCGTTCCCTCGCGGATCACGGCTGTTTCGCAGAAGAAGCAGCGCGAGCTGGCCAAGGCCATCAAGCGCGCCCGCTTCCTCGGCCTGCTGCCTTACGTCGTTGCTTAA
- a CDS encoding DUF2232 domain-containing protein yields MKQLDGKLLLTGFLAGVTAIFLVLAANAQPSFSSVFYAASALPVMIVGLRWGNVPAIVAIVTAAFAGALAVSPLFACAMAVFTLLPAGWISHLANLARPASEIGGPDKLLAWYPLSDILMHLCGLVCIGVIFLGVMIGYDAELVSNMIDALMQSLTERDPTVAATMGSTAGIKSTMLLTLPIVQGGMWVIMLFAAYYLASRIVAASGNALRPREDIPSALRMNRNAPFIFLAGIVACFIGGVPALIGATVCGTFGAGFLLGGFASLHQRTRGKEWRIPALILTYMASLLAFPAFFIVILGLIDTRRTVALTPPRVDGKSGTDSKSDDDNKPET; encoded by the coding sequence GTGAAACAATTGGACGGAAAATTGCTGCTGACCGGCTTTCTCGCCGGCGTGACCGCCATCTTTCTGGTGCTGGCGGCCAATGCACAACCGTCTTTTTCGTCTGTTTTCTATGCGGCATCTGCCTTGCCTGTGATGATTGTCGGTCTGCGCTGGGGCAATGTCCCAGCCATCGTCGCCATCGTCACCGCAGCCTTTGCTGGCGCGCTGGCGGTTTCGCCGCTGTTTGCCTGCGCCATGGCGGTGTTTACCCTTCTGCCAGCCGGCTGGATCAGCCATCTTGCCAATCTCGCCCGCCCTGCCTCGGAAATCGGTGGCCCGGACAAGCTGCTCGCCTGGTATCCGCTCTCAGATATTCTGATGCATCTCTGCGGGTTGGTCTGTATCGGCGTGATCTTCCTCGGCGTGATGATCGGCTATGATGCTGAACTGGTCAGCAACATGATCGATGCGCTGATGCAATCGCTGACCGAGCGCGATCCGACCGTTGCCGCCACCATGGGCAGCACAGCTGGGATCAAGTCCACCATGCTGTTGACCCTGCCAATCGTGCAGGGTGGCATGTGGGTCATCATGCTGTTTGCCGCTTACTATCTGGCAAGCCGGATTGTGGCGGCATCAGGCAATGCGTTGCGTCCGCGCGAGGATATTCCCTCGGCCCTGCGCATGAACCGCAATGCGCCGTTCATCTTCCTGGCTGGTATTGTCGCCTGCTTTATTGGCGGCGTTCCGGCCCTGATCGGCGCAACGGTCTGCGGCACGTTTGGGGCAGGTTTCCTGCTCGGCGGCTTCGCATCGCTGCATCAACGCACCCGTGGCAAGGAATGGCGCATCCCGGCGCTGATCCTCACCTATATGGCGTCTCTCCTCGCCTTTCCGGCCTTCTTCATCGTCATTCTCGGCCTTATCGACACACGGCGGACCGTTGCCCTCACCCCACCGAGGGTAGACGGCAAGTCCGGTACGGACAGCAAGTCCGATGACGATAACAAACCCGAAACATGA
- the rplI gene encoding 50S ribosomal protein L9 codes for MQVILLERIAKLGQMGEVVKVRDGFARNYLLPTGKALRANAANKARFDAERSTLEARNLERKSEAQTVADVLNGKSFIVVRSAGETGQLYGSVAARDIIEALAAEGFTVSRNQVELNNPIKTIGLHNVTMHLHAEVEIAIEINVARSAEEAERQAKGESLTSADAIYGVDEDALRPEDFFDPDADRDGDDE; via the coding sequence ATGCAAGTCATTCTTCTCGAGCGCATCGCCAAGCTTGGCCAGATGGGCGAAGTGGTCAAGGTTCGTGACGGCTTTGCCCGTAACTACCTGCTGCCAACCGGCAAGGCGCTGCGCGCCAATGCCGCCAACAAGGCCCGTTTCGACGCCGAGCGTTCCACGCTCGAAGCCCGCAACCTGGAGCGGAAGTCCGAAGCCCAGACCGTTGCTGACGTTCTGAACGGCAAGTCGTTCATCGTCGTCCGTTCGGCTGGCGAAACCGGCCAGCTCTACGGTTCGGTTGCGGCTCGCGACATCATCGAAGCTCTGGCTGCCGAAGGCTTTACCGTTTCGCGCAACCAGGTTGAGCTGAACAACCCGATCAAGACCATCGGCCTGCACAACGTGACCATGCACCTGCATGCCGAAGTTGAAATCGCTATCGAAATCAACGTTGCCCGTTCCGCTGAAGAAGCCGAGCGTCAGGCCAAGGGCGAAAGCCTCACCTCCGCCGACGCCATCTACGGCGTGGACGAAGACGCGCTGCGTCCGGAAGACTTCTTCGATCCGGATGCCGACCGCGATGGCGACGACGAATAA
- a CDS encoding replicative DNA helicase has translation MNDVARRLNPAQPAEPHYREAPNNIEAEQALLGAILVNNDAYYRVSDFLKPPHFHEGLHRKIYEVASDIIRMGKTANPVTIKTFLPSDQKIGDFTIAQYLARLASEAVSIINAEDYGRAIYDLALRRALITIGEDMVNIAFDAPLDMPPQAQIEDTERRLFDLAENGRYDGGFQSFNDAVAQAVDMAGAAFERDGHLSGISTGIHSLDSKMGGLQRSDLIVLAGRPGMGKTSLATNIAWNIAASYEPEVQPDGSFKAKNGGVVGFYSLEMSSEQLATRIMSEQTEVSSSKIRRGDITEQDFEKLVGFSQTMQKVPLFIDQTGGISIAQLSARARRLKRQRGLDCLVVDYIQLMTGSGKSGENRVQEITQITTGLKALGKELNVPIVALSQLSRQVESRDDKRPQLSDLRESGSIEQDADVVMFVFREEYYVQNLEPRDQADPKYPEWEAQMEKVRGTADVIIAKQRHGPTGTVKLAFQAQFTRFADLADPSFTPYEET, from the coding sequence ATGAACGATGTTGCGCGCAGGTTAAATCCTGCCCAGCCGGCAGAGCCCCATTACCGGGAAGCCCCGAACAATATCGAGGCCGAACAGGCTTTGCTTGGCGCCATTCTGGTCAATAACGATGCCTATTATCGTGTCTCGGATTTTCTCAAACCCCCGCATTTTCATGAGGGACTGCACCGGAAGATCTACGAGGTCGCCTCCGACATTATCCGCATGGGCAAGACCGCCAATCCGGTGACGATCAAGACCTTCCTGCCCTCAGACCAGAAGATCGGCGATTTCACCATTGCCCAATATCTGGCGCGGCTGGCGTCGGAAGCCGTGTCGATCATCAATGCCGAGGACTATGGCCGGGCGATCTACGATCTGGCCCTGCGCCGTGCGCTGATCACCATCGGCGAAGACATGGTCAATATCGCCTTCGACGCACCGCTCGACATGCCGCCGCAGGCGCAGATCGAAGATACCGAGCGGCGGCTGTTCGATCTGGCCGAGAACGGCCGCTATGACGGCGGTTTCCAGTCCTTCAACGATGCGGTGGCCCAAGCCGTCGATATGGCCGGTGCTGCTTTCGAGCGTGACGGTCATTTGTCCGGCATTTCCACCGGCATCCATTCGCTCGACAGCAAGATGGGCGGTTTGCAGCGCTCCGACTTGATCGTGCTGGCTGGACGTCCCGGCATGGGTAAAACCTCGCTTGCCACCAACATCGCCTGGAACATCGCCGCATCCTACGAGCCGGAAGTGCAGCCAGACGGTTCGTTCAAAGCCAAAAACGGCGGTGTGGTCGGCTTCTATTCGCTCGAAATGTCCTCCGAACAGCTCGCCACCCGTATCATGTCCGAGCAGACCGAAGTGTCCTCTTCGAAAATCCGCCGTGGCGATATTACCGAGCAGGATTTTGAAAAGCTGGTTGGCTTTTCCCAAACCATGCAGAAAGTGCCGCTGTTCATCGACCAGACCGGTGGTATTTCCATCGCCCAGCTTTCCGCTCGGGCACGCCGCCTGAAGCGCCAGCGCGGCCTCGATTGTTTGGTGGTGGACTATATTCAGCTGATGACCGGCTCGGGCAAGTCAGGGGAAAACCGCGTCCAGGAAATCACCCAGATCACCACTGGTTTGAAAGCACTTGGCAAGGAGTTGAACGTGCCAATCGTCGCGCTGTCACAGCTGTCGCGTCAGGTGGAAAGCCGCGACGACAAGCGTCCTCAGCTCTCCGACCTTCGTGAATCAGGCTCGATCGAGCAGGACGCCGACGTGGTGATGTTCGTGTTCCGTGAGGAATATTATGTGCAGAACCTCGAACCCCGCGACCAGGCCGACCCTAAATATCCCGAATGGGAAGCCCAGATGGAAAAGGTACGCGGCACGGCGGACGTAATCATCGCCAAGCAGCGTCACGGACCGACCGGCACCGTCAAACTGGCCTTCCAGGCGCAGTTTACCCGCTTTGCCGATCTGGCCGATCCGAGCTTCACGCCGTACGAGGAGACCTGA